The following coding sequences lie in one Cannabis sativa cultivar Pink pepper isolate KNU-18-1 chromosome 5, ASM2916894v1, whole genome shotgun sequence genomic window:
- the LOC115717058 gene encoding bidirectional sugar transporter SWEET4 isoform X1, translating to MISDEALRTLVGIIGNIICLFFFLSPVPTFVRIWKKGAVEDYSAMPYLATLFSCMIWTLYGLPVVHPGSILVLTISFLGVVIEIILLIIFLIFSDKKKRLKLLLLIFLELFVVALLATLSLTLFHTYKKRSLIVGVVGIFSSIIMYSSPLSIMKLVMSTKSVEFMPFSLSFGAFLNCLIWSTYALIRFDPFLLVPNGLGIVFGVAQLILYGVYYKSTKKIMKEKKGKEVILSDVIVVSSVNNNQPNKTTSTTTLAPPHNDSNKDQFSIV from the exons ATGATTTCTGATGAAGCTCTTCGAACTCTAGTTGGTATCatag GAAACATCATAtgccttttcttctttttatcaCCAGT ACCAACATTTGTTCGAATATGGAAGAAAGGGGCGGTGGAAGATTACTCGGCAATGCCATACCTTGCAACTTTATTTAGTTGCATGATATGGACTCTCTACGGGTTGCCTGTTGTGCATCCCGGGAGCATTTTGGTACTTACTATAAGTTTTTTGGGAGTTGTGATCGAGATTATCCTACTTATCATCTTCTTGATCTTTTCTGACAAGAAAAAAAGACTTAAACTTCTTCTATTGATATTTCTCGAGCTTTTCGTTGTAGCTCTTCTCGCTACTTTGTCTCTAACTCTATTTCACACATACAAGAAGAGATCTTTGATTGTTGGTGTCGTCGGTATTTTCTCTAGCATTATCATGTACTCTTCGCCTTTGTCTATCATG AAGTTGGTGATGTCAACAAAAAGTGTGGAGTTTATGCCATTTTCACTGTCGTTTGGTGCATTCCTTAATTGTCTCATTTGGTCTACTTATGCTCTCATTCGTTTTGACCCTTTTCTCCTT gtACCAAATGGATTAGGCATAGTGTTTGGAGTAGCACAGCTAATTTTATATGGTGTATACTACAAATCAACAAAGAAAATTATGAAAGAGAAGAAGGGCAAAGAAGTAATTTTGTCAGATGTAATAGTAGTTTCTTCTGTTAATAATAATCAACCCAACAAAACTACTTCAACAACTACATTAGCTCCTCCTCATAATGATTCTAATAAGGATCAATTTTCCATCGTCTGA
- the LOC115717058 gene encoding bidirectional sugar transporter SWEET4 isoform X2: MISDEALRTLVGIIGNIICLFFFLSPVPTFVRIWKKGAVEDYSAMPYLATLFSCMIWTLYGLPVVHPGSILVLTISFLGVVIEIILLIIFLIFSDKKKRLKLLLLIFLELFVVALLATLSLTLFHTYKKRSLIVGVVGIFSSIIMYSSPLSIMVPNGLGIVFGVAQLILYGVYYKSTKKIMKEKKGKEVILSDVIVVSSVNNNQPNKTTSTTTLAPPHNDSNKDQFSIV, encoded by the exons ATGATTTCTGATGAAGCTCTTCGAACTCTAGTTGGTATCatag GAAACATCATAtgccttttcttctttttatcaCCAGT ACCAACATTTGTTCGAATATGGAAGAAAGGGGCGGTGGAAGATTACTCGGCAATGCCATACCTTGCAACTTTATTTAGTTGCATGATATGGACTCTCTACGGGTTGCCTGTTGTGCATCCCGGGAGCATTTTGGTACTTACTATAAGTTTTTTGGGAGTTGTGATCGAGATTATCCTACTTATCATCTTCTTGATCTTTTCTGACAAGAAAAAAAGACTTAAACTTCTTCTATTGATATTTCTCGAGCTTTTCGTTGTAGCTCTTCTCGCTACTTTGTCTCTAACTCTATTTCACACATACAAGAAGAGATCTTTGATTGTTGGTGTCGTCGGTATTTTCTCTAGCATTATCATGTACTCTTCGCCTTTGTCTATCATG gtACCAAATGGATTAGGCATAGTGTTTGGAGTAGCACAGCTAATTTTATATGGTGTATACTACAAATCAACAAAGAAAATTATGAAAGAGAAGAAGGGCAAAGAAGTAATTTTGTCAGATGTAATAGTAGTTTCTTCTGTTAATAATAATCAACCCAACAAAACTACTTCAACAACTACATTAGCTCCTCCTCATAATGATTCTAATAAGGATCAATTTTCCATCGTCTGA
- the LOC115716812 gene encoding bidirectional sugar transporter SWEET4 gives MVSAEALRTLVGIIGNIICLFFYLSPVPTFVRIWKKGAVEDYSALPYLATLMSCMVWTLYGLPIVHPGSTLVFTISFLGVVIETILLIIFLIFSDKKKRLKLLLLLFLELFIIALLATLSLTLFHSYKKRSLIVGVVGVSFSIVMYFSPLSVMKLVISTKSVEFMPFSLSLAAFFNCLVWSTYALIRFDPFILVPNGLGVVFGVAQLILYGVYYKSTNKIMEERKDKEVILSDVMVVSSIQLQHNKITSTTTFAPHDHDSNKD, from the exons ATGGTTTCTGCTGAAGCTCTTCGAACTCTAGTTGGTATCATAG GAAACATCATATGCCTTTTTTTCTATTTGTCACCAGT gccAACATTTGTTAGAATATGGAAGAAAGGGGCAGTGGAAGATTACTCGGCATTGCCATACCTTGCAACCCTAATGAGTTGCATGGTATGGACTCTCTACGGGCTGCCTATTGTGCATCCCGGGAGCACTTTGGTATTTACCATAAGCTTTTTAGGAGTTGTGATCGAGACTATCTTACTTATCATCTTCTTGATCTTTTCTGACAAGAAAAAACGACTTAAACTTCTTCTATTGTTGTTTCTCGAGCTCTTCATCATAGCTCTTCTCGCTACTTTATCTCTAACTCTATTTCACTCATACAAGAAGAGATCTTTGATTGTTGGTGTCGTCGGTGTTTCCTTCAGCATCGTCATGTACTTTTCGCCTTTGTCTGTcatg AAGCTGGTGATATCAACAAAAAGTGTGGAGTTTATGCCATTCTCACTCTCACTTGCTGCATTCTTCAATTGTCTCGTTTGGTCTACTTATGCTCTTATCCGTTTTGACCCTTTTATCCTT GTACCGAATGGATTAGGGGTAGTGTTTGGAGTAGCACAGCTGATTCTATATGGTGTTTATTACAAGTCAACAAATAAAATTATGGAAGAGAGGAAGGACAAAGAAGTAATTTTATCAGATGTAATGGTAGTTTCTTCTATTCAACTTCAACACAACAAAATTACTTCAACAACTACTTTTGCTCCTCATGATCATGATTCTAATAAGGATTAA